One window of Eretmochelys imbricata isolate rEreImb1 unplaced genomic scaffold, rEreImb1.hap1 Scaffold_40, whole genome shotgun sequence genomic DNA carries:
- the DVL2 gene encoding LOW QUALITY PROTEIN: segment polarity protein dishevelled homolog DVL-2 (The sequence of the model RefSeq protein was modified relative to this genomic sequence to represent the inferred CDS: inserted 2 bases in 1 codon; deleted 6 bases in 4 codons) — protein sequence MAAAGAGGGXGETKVIYHLDEEETPYLVKIPVPAERITLGHVKAALSRPGAKYFFKSMDQDFGVVKEEISDDNAKLPCFNGRVVSWLVSSETPQPEPVPTPAETRPEPSPPPPPPAPAAPVERTSGIGDSRPPSFHPNISGSRENLEHETETESVVSLRRERPRRRESTEHGGEGPPNQECDRRLSLLTLALFPPPQAGHRPNGQSRLERHLAGYESSSTLLTSEIETTSLCDSDDDDTMSRFSSSTEQSSASRLLKRHRRRRKQRPPRLERTSSFSSVTDSTMSLNIITVTLNMEKYNFLGISIVGQSNERGDGGIYIGSIMKGGAVAADGRIEPGDMLLQVNDINFENMSNDDAVRVLREIVHKPGPIVLTVAKCWDPSPQGYFTLPRNEPIQPIDPAAWVSHSAALTGAFAAYPGTTSMSTITSGSSVAETERFDDFNLSVHTDMASVTKAMASPESGLEVRDRMWLKITIPNAFLGSDVVDWLYHHVEGFQDRREARKYASNLLKAGFIRHTVNKITFSEQCYYVFGDLRGCENYMANLSLNDNDGSSGASDQDTLAPLPLPGATPWPLMPTFSYQYPAPHPYSPQPPPYHELSSYSYGMGSAGSQHSEGSRSSGSNRSDGGGGGRGKAKDEKAAPDSKSGSGSESEYSTRSSLRRAEPGGGAGGGGPAPAVGGAEAGGAPQRSHHSLVSSMRSHHSLHSYGPPGMPLPYNPMMVMMMPPRPPAPAPPPCSPPGAPPVRDLASVPPELTASRQSFHMAMGNPSEFFVDVM from the exons ATGGCGGCGGCCGgcgcggggggggg gggcgagACCAAGGTGATCTACCACCTGGACGAGGAGGAGACCCCCTACCTGGTGAAGATCCCGGTGCCCGCCGAGCGCATCACGCTGGGCCACGTCAAGGCGGCGCTGAGCCGGCCCGGCGCCAAGTACTTCTTCAAGAGCATGGACCAGGACTTCGG GGTTGTCAAGGAGGAGATTTCAGACGACAATGCGAAGCTGCCCTGTTTCAACGGGAGAGTCGTCTCCTGG cTGGTGTCTTCGGAGACCCCCCAGCCCGAGCCGGTGCCGACTCCCGCAGAGACCCGACCGGAGCCCtcgcccccgccgcccccccctgcccccgctgcc CCCGTGGAGAGGACCAGCGGCATCGGGGACTCCCGGCCCCCCTCCTTCCA CCCTAACATCTCGGGCAGCCGGGAGAACCTGGAGCACGAGACGGAGACGGAGTCGGTCGTGTCGCTGCGGAGGGAGAGGCCACGGCGCCGGGAGAGCACGGAGCACGGTGGTGAGGGGCCCCCGAacca ggagtgcgACCGTCGCCTCAGCCTCCTGACCCTGGCCCTATTCCCCCCACCACAGGCGGGGCACCGGCCGAACGGGCAGTCACGGCTGGAACGACACCTGGCCGGCTATGAGAGCTCGTCCACCCTGCTGACCAGTGAGATCGAGACCACCAGCCTGTGCGACTCAGATGACGACGACACCATGagcag gttCAGCAGCTCCACAGAACAGAGCAGCGCTTCCCGCCTCCTCAAGCGCCACCGGAGGCGGCGGAAGCAGCGCCCCCCGCGGCTGGAGCGG ACATCTTCCTTCAGCAGCGTCACCGACTCTACCATGTCACTCAACATCATCACGGTCACCCTCAACATGG AGAAGTACAACTTCCTGGGCATCTCCATCGTGGGGCAGAGCAACGAGCGGGGGGACGGAGGCATCTACATCGGCTCCATCATGAAGGGGGGGGCCGTGGCAGCTGACGGGCGCATTGAGccaggggacatgctgctgcag GTGAACGACATTAACTTTGAGAACATGAGCAACGACGATGCCGTCAGAGTCCTGAGGGAGATCGTCCACAAGCCGGG CCCGATcgtgctgacagtggccaaatgCTGGGACCCTTCCCCACAGGGGTACTTCACGCTGCCCAGGA atgagCCCATCCAACCCATCGACCCGGCTGCCTGGGTCTCCCACTCGGCCGCCCTGACCGGCGCCTTCGCCGCCTACCCCGGGACCACCTCCATGAGCACCATCACCTCCGGGAGCTCCGTCGCCGAGACCGAGC GCTTCGACGACTTCAATCTGTCGGTCCACACGGACATGGCGTCCGTCACCAAGGCCATGGCGTCCCCGGAGTCGGGGCTGGAGGTCCGCGACCGCATGTGGCTGAAAATCACCATTCCCAACGCCTTCCTGG gctcgGACGTGGTGGACTGGCTGTATCACCACGTCGAGGGCTTCCAGGACCGGCGGGAGGCGCGGAAATACGCCAGCAACCTGCTGAAAGCCGGCTTCATCCGGCACACGGTGAACAAGATCACGTTCTCCGAGCAATGCTACTATGTCTTTGGGGACCTGCGCGGCTGCGAGAACT ACATGGCCAACCTCTCCCTCAACGACAACGACGGCTCGAGCGGGGCCTCGGACCAGGACACGCTGGCCCCGCTCCCGCTGCCCGGGGCCACGCCCTGGCCCCTGATGCCCACCTTCTCCTACCAGTACCCGGCCCCGCACCcctacagcccccagcccccgccctacCACGAGCTCTCCTCCTACAGCTACGGCATGGGCAGTGCCGGGAGCCAGCACAGCGAGG GGAGCCGGAGCAGCGGCTCCAACCGGAGCGACGGGGGCGGTGGGGGCCGGGGGAAGGCCAAGGACGAGAAGGCGGCCCCCGACTCCAAGTCG GGCAGCGGCAGCGAATCGGAGTACTCGACCCGCAGCAGCCTGCGGCGGGCGGAGCCGGGG GGCGGAGCCGGCGGGGGAGGCCCTGCCCCGGCAGTGGGCGGGGCCGAGGCGGGCGGGGCTCCTCAGCGCAGTCACCATAGCTTGGTGAGCAgcatgcggtcccaccactcccTCCACTCCTACGGGCCCCCCGGCATGCCCCTGCCCTACAACCCcatgatggtgatgatgatgcccccccgg cccccagCGCCGGCCCCGCCTCCGTGCagcccccccggcgcccccccgGTCCGCGACCTGGCCTCGGTGCCCCCCGAGCTCACCGCCAGCCGGCAGTCCTTCCACATGGCCATGGGCAACCCCAGCGAGTTCTTCGTCGACGTCATGTGA